In a single window of the Acipenser ruthenus chromosome 20, fAciRut3.2 maternal haplotype, whole genome shotgun sequence genome:
- the LOC131698853 gene encoding kazrin-like: MKWIRDIDLKEYVDSLQNSGVHGAVLVLEPAFHTEAMANTLGIPSSKHIVRRHLMEEMRALISSARVGLQQGYERSIPPAVILQGSLGRLSSSMRRPSADEHSLKGRTGKPPLSKAFSGKELDGRYNSLPREGHGGGRPHKPEGSPKHSFTEIEVTNV, encoded by the exons ATGAAGTGGATCAGAGACATCGACCTCAAG GAGTATGTGGACAGTCTGCAGAACAGTGGGGTCCATGGAGCAGTTTTGGTGCTGGAGCCTGCCTTCCACACAGAGGCCATGGCAAACACCCTGGGCATCCCCAGCAGCAAGCACATCGTCCGCAGACACCTCATGGAGGAGATGAGGGCCCTGATAAGCTCTGCCAG AGTGGGTTTACAGCAGGGTTATGAGAGGTCCATCCCCCCCGCTGTCATACTGCAGGGCTCACTGGGGCGCCTGTCCAGCTCCATGCGCAGGCCGAGTGCAGACGAGCACAGCCTGAAGGGCAGGACAGGCAAG CCTCCTCTGTCCAAAGCGTTCAGTGGGAAGGAGCTCGATGGACGTTACAACTCCCTCCCGAGAGAGGGCCATGGAGGGGGCAGGCCGCACAAGCCTGAAGGGAGCCCCAAGCACAGTTTCACAGAGATAGAAGTCACCAATGTGTAA